In the Streptomyces sp. f51 genome, one interval contains:
- a CDS encoding 1,4-dihydroxy-6-naphthoate synthase: MSAPTDTANTLRIAYSPCPNDTFVFDAWAHGRVPGAPSLDVTFADIDITNGMAERGEFDVLKVSYAVLPYVLDDYALLPCGGALGRGCGPLVLTREAGADLTGRTVAVPSERSTAYLLFRLWAADTVPGGVGEIVVMPFHEIMPAVRDGKVDAGLVIHEARFTYQNYGLHKLADMGEHWEHTTGLPIPLGAIIARRSLGAERLLELAAAARASVRAAWDDPEASRPYVLEHAQEMDPGVADQHIGLYVNEFTADLGEPGYAAVRGLLTRAAAEGLVPPLGPDALAFP; this comes from the coding sequence ATGAGCGCACCGACTGACACCGCGAACACCCTGCGGATCGCCTACTCGCCCTGCCCGAACGACACCTTCGTCTTCGACGCCTGGGCGCACGGCCGGGTCCCGGGAGCACCCTCCCTCGACGTGACGTTCGCGGACATCGACATCACCAACGGGATGGCCGAACGCGGCGAGTTCGACGTACTGAAGGTGTCGTACGCCGTACTGCCGTACGTCCTCGACGACTACGCGCTGCTGCCCTGCGGCGGCGCCCTCGGGCGCGGCTGCGGCCCGCTCGTGCTGACCAGGGAGGCCGGGGCCGACCTCACGGGCCGTACGGTGGCCGTGCCGAGCGAGCGGTCGACGGCCTACCTGCTGTTCCGGCTGTGGGCGGCGGACACGGTCCCCGGCGGGGTCGGCGAGATCGTGGTCATGCCGTTCCACGAGATCATGCCGGCCGTGCGCGACGGGAAGGTCGACGCGGGGCTCGTCATCCACGAGGCTCGTTTCACCTACCAGAACTACGGCCTGCACAAGCTCGCCGACATGGGCGAGCACTGGGAGCACACCACCGGGCTGCCGATCCCGCTGGGCGCGATCATCGCCAGGCGTTCGCTGGGAGCGGAGCGGCTGCTGGAGCTCGCCGCGGCGGCCCGGGCCTCGGTCCGCGCCGCCTGGGACGACCCCGAGGCCTCCCGGCCCTACGTCCTGGAACACGCCCAGGAGATGGACCCGGGCGTCGCGGACCAGCACATCGGCCTGTACGTCAACGAGTTCACGGCCGATCTGGGCGAGCCCGGATACGCGGCGGTCCGCGGGCTGCTCACGCGCGCGGCGGCCGAGGGGCTGGTGCCGCCCCTCGGGCCGGACGCGCTGGCGTTTCCCTGA
- a CDS encoding DNA repair helicase XPB has product MNGPLIVQSDKTLLLEVDHELADACRRVIAPFAELERAPEHIHTYRVTPLGLWNARAAGHDAEQVVDALVEFSRYPVPHALLVDIAETMDRYGRLTLSKHPAHGLVLTTTDRPVLEEVLRSKRVAPLVGNRIDPDTVAVHPSERGQIKQTLLKLGWPAEDLAGYVDGEAHAIELDETGWALRPYQRQAVENFWHGGSGVVVLPCGAGKTLVGAGAMAQAKATTLILVTNTVSARQWKHELVKRTSLTEDEIGEYSGTRKEIRPVTIATYQVLTTRRKGVYPHLELFDSRDWGLILYDEVHLLPAPVFKFTADLQARRRLGLTATLVREDGRESDVFSLIGPKRFDAPWKEIEAQGYIAPADCVEVRVNLTDSERLAYATAENEEKYRFCATTATKRKVTEALVRRFAGQQILVIGQYIDQLDELGEHLNAPVIKGETSNAQREKLFDAFREGEISVLVVSKVANFSIDLPEATVAIQVSGTFGSRQEEAQRLGRVLRPKADGHQAHFYSVVARDTIDQDFAAHRQRFLAEQGYAYRIMDADEVLS; this is encoded by the coding sequence GTGAACGGACCCCTCATCGTCCAGTCCGACAAAACGCTTCTGCTGGAAGTCGATCACGAGCTGGCCGACGCCTGCCGTCGTGTCATCGCCCCCTTCGCCGAGCTGGAGCGCGCTCCCGAGCACATCCACACCTACCGGGTGACCCCGCTCGGCCTGTGGAACGCTCGGGCCGCAGGTCACGACGCCGAGCAGGTCGTGGACGCGCTGGTGGAGTTCAGCCGCTATCCGGTCCCGCACGCGCTGCTGGTGGACATCGCCGAGACGATGGACCGCTACGGACGCCTCACGCTGAGCAAGCACCCGGCCCACGGGCTCGTCCTGACCACCACCGACCGGCCCGTCCTCGAAGAGGTGCTGCGCTCCAAGCGCGTCGCCCCGCTCGTCGGCAACCGGATCGACCCGGACACCGTGGCCGTGCACCCCTCCGAACGCGGCCAGATCAAGCAGACCCTGCTGAAGCTGGGCTGGCCGGCCGAGGACCTCGCCGGGTACGTCGACGGTGAGGCGCACGCCATCGAGCTCGACGAGACCGGCTGGGCGCTGCGGCCCTACCAGCGCCAGGCCGTGGAGAACTTCTGGCACGGCGGCTCCGGGGTCGTCGTGCTGCCCTGCGGCGCCGGCAAGACGCTCGTCGGGGCCGGTGCGATGGCGCAGGCCAAGGCGACCACCCTCATCCTCGTCACGAACACCGTCTCCGCCCGGCAGTGGAAGCACGAGCTGGTGAAGCGGACCTCGCTGACCGAGGACGAGATCGGCGAGTACAGCGGCACCCGCAAGGAGATCCGCCCGGTCACCATCGCCACCTACCAGGTGCTGACGACCCGGCGGAAGGGCGTGTACCCGCACCTGGAGCTGTTCGACTCCCGCGACTGGGGTCTGATCCTCTACGACGAGGTGCATCTGCTGCCCGCCCCGGTGTTCAAGTTCACCGCCGACCTCCAGGCCCGGCGGCGGCTGGGGCTGACCGCCACGCTCGTACGGGAGGACGGGCGCGAGTCGGACGTCTTCTCGCTCATCGGGCCCAAGCGGTTCGACGCGCCCTGGAAGGAGATCGAGGCGCAGGGTTACATCGCGCCGGCGGACTGTGTCGAGGTGCGGGTGAACCTCACCGACTCCGAGCGGCTCGCGTACGCCACCGCCGAGAACGAGGAGAAGTACCGCTTCTGCGCCACCACCGCGACCAAGCGGAAGGTGACCGAGGCGCTGGTGCGCAGGTTCGCGGGGCAGCAGATCCTCGTGATCGGCCAGTACATCGACCAGCTCGACGAGCTGGGTGAGCATCTGAACGCGCCGGTGATCAAGGGCGAGACCAGCAATGCCCAGCGGGAGAAGCTGTTCGACGCGTTCCGGGAGGGCGAGATCAGCGTGCTCGTCGTGTCGAAGGTCGCGAACTTCTCGATCGACCTGCCGGAGGCCACGGTGGCGATCCAGGTCTCGGGGACCTTCGGCTCCCGCCAGGAGGAGGCCCAGCGTCTGGGCCGTGTCCTGCGCCCGAAGGCGGACGGTCACCAGGCCCACTTCTACTCGGTGGTGGCCCGCGACACGATCGACCAGGACTTCGCCGCCCACCGCCAGCGCTTCCTGGCGGAACAGGGCTACGCCTACCGGATCATGGACGCCGACGAGGTACTGAGCTAG
- a CDS encoding helicase C-terminal domain-containing protein → MSPETTAPRSLAEALRARDDASLSALLRSRPDLITPVPTDLTQLATRAGTRASVVRALERLDRFTLQTAEALAVAREPATYDELLGLLAGDDGDPAVTAAFPHALGTLREQALLWGPDDRLRLVRTARELLAPAPQHPSPTGLGPTVGEATAGMSPGRIQEIVTAAGLASTHDSVSAVASLSELFADRSRMSALLDEAPAEAVEVLSRLVWGPPYGQVTAEPAAHLRWLIGRGLLLPTAPGTVVLPREVALHLRAGRAHRVTEPVAPAVEAATAHSPQAVDSTAAGQAYTTLATVEELLKDWHEGGPAVLRAGGLSVRDLKRTAVALDVPEPVAAFWVELAHAAGLVASDGEADERYAATPAYDSWLELPAAERWAKLASAWLAATRTAGLVGGRDTKDRTLSALGPGLDRSAAPEVRHRVLALLAELPEGSSPGTDSLLTRLHWERPSRSVRPSPDDLRARLARWTLSEAELLGVTGRGALSAQGRALLGLPAPAGTRAAQPSGPGDRLPAHPRRRHPAASPVPAPAPHSPAEQAAAAARAAVLLAPLLPEPLDHVLLQADLTAVAPGPLERPLADTLGVLADVESKGGATVYRFTPASVRRALDAGRSASDLHAFLAAHSRTPVPQPLAYLIDDMARRHGHLRIGAASAYVRCDDEAVLNEILADKRSQEFGLRRIAPTVLVAQSDPSGLLAGLRTMGFAPAAESAEGDVLISRAHAHRTPPRTAPEPVPDGPPVPDATLLGAAIRAIRAGDLASTAPRKDDAVTGRPGDGALPRTSSAETLATMQAAVMTGEAVWIGYVNAEGAASQRVIAPIRVEGGFVTAYDHTADEVRTYPLHRVTGVAELADDQP, encoded by the coding sequence ATGAGCCCCGAGACGACCGCCCCGCGGTCCCTGGCGGAAGCACTCCGCGCGCGGGACGACGCCTCGCTGTCCGCCCTGCTGCGGTCCAGGCCGGACCTGATCACCCCTGTCCCCACGGACCTCACGCAGCTGGCGACGAGGGCGGGCACCCGGGCGTCGGTCGTCCGTGCCCTGGAGCGTCTGGACCGCTTCACGCTCCAGACGGCGGAGGCGCTGGCCGTGGCGCGGGAACCGGCGACGTACGACGAACTGCTCGGGCTGCTGGCGGGCGACGACGGCGACCCCGCGGTCACGGCGGCCTTCCCGCACGCGCTCGGGACGCTGCGCGAGCAGGCGCTCCTGTGGGGGCCCGACGACCGTCTCCGGCTCGTGCGCACGGCACGTGAACTGCTCGCCCCGGCCCCGCAGCACCCCTCCCCGACCGGGCTCGGGCCGACGGTCGGCGAGGCGACGGCCGGCATGTCGCCGGGGCGCATCCAGGAGATCGTGACCGCGGCCGGGCTGGCGTCCACCCATGACTCCGTGTCGGCGGTGGCCTCGCTCAGTGAACTGTTCGCCGACCGGAGCCGGATGTCGGCGCTGCTCGACGAGGCTCCCGCGGAGGCGGTCGAGGTGCTGTCCCGGCTGGTGTGGGGGCCGCCGTACGGGCAGGTGACCGCGGAACCCGCGGCGCATCTGCGCTGGCTGATCGGCCGGGGGCTGCTGCTGCCGACGGCGCCGGGCACGGTCGTCCTGCCGCGGGAGGTGGCGCTGCATCTGCGGGCGGGCCGCGCGCACCGGGTGACGGAGCCGGTGGCCCCGGCGGTGGAGGCCGCGACGGCCCACAGTCCACAGGCTGTGGACAGCACCGCGGCCGGTCAGGCCTACACGACGCTGGCGACGGTCGAGGAGCTGCTGAAGGACTGGCACGAGGGCGGTCCCGCCGTGCTGCGCGCGGGCGGCCTGAGCGTGCGGGACCTGAAGCGGACGGCGGTGGCGCTTGACGTCCCCGAACCGGTCGCCGCCTTCTGGGTGGAACTCGCCCACGCGGCGGGCCTGGTGGCCTCCGACGGAGAGGCGGACGAACGGTACGCGGCCACGCCCGCCTACGACTCCTGGCTGGAGCTGCCCGCCGCGGAGCGCTGGGCGAAGCTCGCCTCCGCCTGGCTCGCGGCGACCCGTACGGCCGGTCTGGTCGGCGGGCGGGACACGAAGGACCGTACGCTCTCGGCGCTCGGCCCCGGCCTCGACCGCTCCGCTGCGCCCGAGGTCCGCCACCGCGTCCTCGCCCTGCTCGCCGAGCTTCCCGAGGGCTCCTCCCCCGGCACGGACTCGCTCCTGACCCGGCTGCACTGGGAGCGGCCCTCGCGCTCGGTCCGGCCCTCGCCGGACGACCTGAGGGCACGGCTGGCCCGCTGGACGCTGTCCGAGGCCGAACTGCTCGGGGTGACCGGCCGGGGCGCGCTGTCCGCGCAGGGACGGGCGCTGCTGGGTCTGCCCGCCCCCGCGGGCACGCGGGCGGCGCAGCCGTCCGGTCCCGGCGACCGGCTTCCCGCCCACCCCAGGCGGCGCCATCCCGCGGCCTCCCCGGTTCCCGCTCCCGCGCCGCACTCCCCGGCCGAGCAGGCCGCGGCGGCGGCCCGGGCCGCCGTGCTCCTCGCGCCGCTGCTGCCCGAGCCGCTGGACCACGTCCTGCTCCAGGCGGATCTGACGGCGGTCGCGCCGGGCCCGCTGGAGCGCCCGCTGGCCGACACGCTCGGGGTGCTCGCGGACGTCGAGTCCAAGGGCGGGGCGACGGTGTACCGCTTCACCCCGGCCTCGGTGCGCCGGGCGCTCGACGCGGGCCGCTCCGCGTCCGACCTGCACGCCTTCCTCGCCGCCCACTCCCGTACGCCGGTCCCGCAGCCGCTGGCCTATCTGATCGACGACATGGCGCGCCGGCACGGCCATCTGCGGATCGGGGCGGCGTCGGCGTACGTCCGCTGCGACGACGAGGCGGTCCTGAACGAGATCCTCGCCGACAAGCGGTCGCAGGAGTTCGGGCTGCGGCGGATCGCGCCGACGGTCCTGGTCGCGCAGAGCGATCCGTCGGGCCTGCTCGCCGGTCTGAGGACGATGGGCTTCGCGCCGGCCGCCGAGTCGGCGGAGGGCGATGTGCTGATCAGCCGGGCGCACGCCCACCGCACCCCGCCGCGCACGGCCCCCGAGCCGGTCCCGGACGGCCCGCCGGTGCCCGACGCCACGCTCCTGGGTGCCGCGATCCGCGCGATCCGGGCCGGTGACCTCGCCTCGACGGCCCCGCGCAAGGACGACGCGGTCACCGGCCGTCCCGGTGACGGCGCCCTGCCCCGCACGAGTTCCGCCGAGACCCTCGCGACCATGCAGGCGGCCGTGATGACGGGCGAGGCGGTCTGGATCGGCTACGTCAACGCCGAGGGCGCGGCCAGCCAGCGCGTGATCGCCCCGATCCGGGTCGAGGGCGGCTTCGTCACGGCGTACGACCACACGGCCGACGAGGTCCGCACGTATCCGCTGCACCGGGTCACGGGGGTCGCGGAGCTGGCCGACGACCAGCCGTGA
- a CDS encoding DUF2771 domain-containing protein, which translates to MTSLPRGRAANGQRAARRRRAVATVGAVSAGLLALSACDKPTPMATVTVGDKSVSSEADCYNDGNAVKTSDLTSCLRSKDIKSIDVDPDATVRFGVDPKIADNGWTILMNGQQLLPESTKKTYLTIPGSVFFNQQYGATGTSTLVSIKEGDKTVTGLWSFKFKKDSDN; encoded by the coding sequence ATGACCTCCCTGCCCCGCGGCAGAGCCGCTAATGGACAACGCGCTGCGCGCCGTCGCCGCGCCGTCGCCACGGTCGGCGCCGTTTCCGCCGGACTCCTCGCCCTGTCCGCCTGTGACAAGCCGACCCCGATGGCCACCGTCACGGTCGGCGACAAGTCGGTGAGCTCCGAGGCCGACTGCTACAACGACGGCAACGCCGTGAAGACGTCGGACCTGACGAGCTGCCTGCGGTCCAAGGACATCAAGTCGATCGACGTCGACCCCGACGCGACCGTGCGGTTCGGCGTGGACCCGAAGATCGCCGACAACGGCTGGACGATCCTGATGAACGGGCAGCAGCTGCTGCCCGAGAGCACCAAGAAGACGTACCTGACGATCCCGGGCAGCGTCTTCTTCAACCAGCAGTACGGCGCCACCGGCACCTCGACGCTCGTCTCCATCAAGGAGGGCGACAAGACGGTGACCGGCCTGTGGTCCTTCAAGTTCAAGAAGGACTCGGACAACTGA
- a CDS encoding cold-shock protein — protein MPTGKVKWFNTEKGFGFLSRDDGGDVFVHSSVLPAGVDALKPGQRVEFGVVAGQRGDQALSVTLLEPAPSVAAAQRRKPDELASIVQDLTTLLENITPTLEQGRYPDKTSGKQIAGLLRAVADQLDV, from the coding sequence GTGCCCACCGGCAAAGTCAAGTGGTTCAACACTGAGAAGGGCTTCGGCTTTCTCTCCCGTGACGACGGCGGCGACGTCTTCGTCCATTCCTCGGTCCTGCCCGCCGGAGTAGACGCCCTCAAGCCCGGCCAGCGTGTCGAGTTCGGTGTCGTGGCCGGTCAGCGCGGCGATCAGGCGCTCTCGGTGACCCTTCTGGAACCCGCCCCCTCGGTGGCGGCGGCCCAGCGCCGCAAACCGGACGAACTGGCCTCCATCGTCCAGGACCTGACGACCCTGCTCGAGAACATCACGCCCACCCTGGAACAGGGCCGCTACCCCGACAAGACCTCGGGCAAGCAGATCGCGGGTCTGCTCCGCGCGGTCGCCGACCAGCTCGACGTGTGA
- a CDS encoding futalosine hydrolase, translated as MLVATAVSAEREAVAAASSGTAREIRLPGATLHRADGLDLLAAGVGPALAAASVSAALTTAALNGTPYGLVVCAGIAGGFQPGAPVGSLVVADDIVAADLGAEAPEGFLPVTELGFGTVSHRPPESLVRAVAAATGAGVGTVLTVSTVTGSAARADELRARHPRALAEAMEGFGVAEAAGAHGVPVLEIRAVSNPVGPRDRAAWNIGAALAALTGAFGKLTPLLESWNPHERTD; from the coding sequence GTGCTCGTGGCCACCGCCGTCTCCGCGGAGCGGGAAGCGGTGGCCGCGGCGTCGTCCGGCACGGCGCGGGAGATACGGCTTCCGGGGGCGACGCTCCACCGGGCCGACGGGCTCGATCTGCTCGCCGCCGGTGTCGGTCCCGCCCTCGCCGCCGCCTCCGTCTCCGCCGCCCTGACCACAGCGGCCCTCAACGGCACGCCCTACGGCCTCGTCGTCTGCGCCGGGATCGCCGGCGGATTCCAGCCCGGCGCGCCCGTGGGATCCCTCGTGGTCGCCGACGACATCGTGGCGGCGGACCTGGGCGCCGAGGCGCCTGAAGGGTTCCTGCCGGTCACCGAGCTCGGCTTCGGAACCGTCAGCCACCGGCCTCCCGAATCACTCGTACGAGCGGTCGCGGCCGCCACCGGCGCCGGTGTCGGAACCGTCCTCACGGTGTCGACCGTGACCGGCAGCGCCGCACGCGCCGACGAACTGCGCGCCCGGCACCCGCGCGCCCTCGCCGAGGCGATGGAGGGCTTCGGGGTCGCCGAGGCGGCCGGCGCCCACGGTGTGCCGGTCCTGGAGATCCGCGCGGTGTCCAATCCCGTCGGCCCGCGCGACCGCGCCGCGTGGAACATCGGCGCCGCCCTCGCGGCCCTCACCGGCGCGTTCGGGAAGCTGACACCCCTGCTGGAGAGTTGGAACCCTCATGAGCGCACCGACTGA
- a CDS encoding HAD family hydrolase: MVHMTSPALTVGFDLDMTLIDSRPGIHACFEALSARTGTYIDCDLVVTRLGPPLEQELAHWFPAESIEETAGVYRAMYPEHAITGTLAMPGAREAVTAVRAAGGRAVVVTAKWEPNARLHLDHLGIDADEVVGNLWAERKAVALREHGASVYVGDHTGDVRGARTARAYSVAVATGPCDAEELREAGADVVLADLTEFPAWLENHRR, from the coding sequence ATGGTCCATATGACCTCACCAGCGCTGACCGTCGGCTTCGATCTCGACATGACCCTGATCGACTCCCGTCCCGGGATCCACGCCTGCTTCGAGGCGCTGTCGGCGCGGACCGGGACGTACATCGACTGCGACCTCGTGGTCACCCGGCTCGGACCCCCGCTGGAACAGGAACTCGCCCACTGGTTCCCGGCCGAGTCGATAGAGGAGACGGCCGGCGTCTACCGCGCGATGTACCCCGAACACGCGATCACCGGCACGCTCGCGATGCCCGGCGCGCGCGAGGCCGTCACGGCGGTGCGGGCGGCGGGCGGACGCGCCGTCGTCGTCACCGCGAAGTGGGAGCCCAACGCGAGACTGCACCTGGACCACCTGGGCATCGACGCGGACGAGGTCGTCGGCAACCTGTGGGCCGAGCGGAAGGCGGTGGCGCTGCGCGAGCACGGCGCCAGCGTGTACGTCGGCGACCACACCGGCGACGTACGCGGGGCGCGCACCGCGCGGGCCTACAGCGTGGCCGTGGCGACCGGTCCGTGCGACGCCGAGGAACTGCGCGAGGCGGGCGCGGACGTGGTCCTGGCCGACCTCACGGAGTTCCCGGCATGGCTGGAGAACCACCGCCGGTGA
- a CDS encoding DUF3027 domain-containing protein, producing the protein MSAATTRSRTPDRLCAEAVDLARAAAEEAAYPGVVGEHLGMVSEGDRVVTHYFECKEPGYRGWRWASTVARASRAKIVTLDETVLLPGTDALLAPEWVPWSERLRPGDMGPGDLLPTDAEDLRLEPGYSGEDEPAPNSAVSEDMAELVEAEDAEVTAGTPAHLPMVPRRGSIASVAEELGLRRARVLSRYGLHVAADRWEESYGAKTAMAQAAPATCVSCGFLNRIGGSLGQAFGVCANEFSPADGRVVSLAYGCGGHSEAAVMPTPPRPPLPVIDETRVDPFPLRPSPDSGSVPSTTDDSEAELGHS; encoded by the coding sequence GTGAGCGCAGCGACAACGCGAAGCCGCACCCCAGACCGTCTGTGCGCCGAGGCCGTCGACCTCGCGCGCGCGGCCGCCGAGGAAGCCGCCTATCCGGGCGTCGTCGGCGAGCATCTCGGAATGGTCTCCGAGGGGGACCGCGTTGTCACGCACTACTTCGAGTGCAAGGAACCCGGGTACCGCGGCTGGCGCTGGGCGTCGACCGTGGCCCGCGCCTCCCGGGCGAAGATCGTCACCCTCGACGAGACGGTCCTGCTGCCCGGCACGGACGCCCTGCTGGCCCCGGAGTGGGTGCCGTGGAGCGAGCGGCTGCGTCCCGGTGACATGGGCCCGGGGGACCTGCTGCCCACGGACGCCGAGGATCTCCGGCTGGAGCCGGGCTACTCGGGTGAGGACGAGCCCGCGCCGAACTCCGCGGTCTCCGAGGACATGGCCGAGCTGGTGGAGGCGGAGGACGCGGAGGTGACCGCGGGGACGCCCGCGCATCTGCCGATGGTCCCGCGCCGGGGTTCGATCGCCTCCGTGGCCGAGGAACTGGGGCTGCGCCGGGCCCGGGTGCTCTCCCGGTACGGGCTGCATGTCGCGGCCGACCGCTGGGAGGAGTCGTACGGGGCCAAGACCGCGATGGCGCAGGCCGCGCCCGCGACGTGCGTCAGCTGTGGCTTCCTGAACCGGATCGGGGGCTCGCTCGGGCAGGCGTTCGGTGTCTGCGCGAACGAGTTCTCGCCTGCGGACGGGCGGGTGGTGTCGCTCGCGTACGGGTGCGGGGGGCACTCCGAGGCCGCCGTCATGCCGACGCCTCCTCGGCCGCCGCTGCCGGTGATCGACGAGACCCGGGTGGACCCGTTCCCGCTCCGTCCGTCCCCCGACTCGGGCTCGGTCCCGTCGACGACGGACGACTCCGAGGCGGAGCTGGGCCACTCCTGA
- a CDS encoding MFS transporter, with translation MASARSPQGATGVGGAKGSNQSGGSGRLAGSVRAVGRALHFPVRKTARGIRKATHAHGAGESGLGKLIELHAVNGAGDVMITVALASTVFFSVPTDEARSRVALYLGITMAPFAVLAPVIGPLLDRLPHGRRAAMAGSMLARAMLALILASAVVTGTFELYPAALGVLVASKAYGVVRSAVVPRLLPPTFSLVKANSRVTLGGLLATGVAGPIAALLQSAGARYPLYGAFTIFILGTFLSFSLPPKVDSAKGEDTALLAADADHLHGPHLKKPPRPGLRTVGTAVTHALGANASLRCLSGFLIFFLAFLLREHPLTGKSAAVSLGLVVVSAGVGNALGTAVGAWLKQRAPEIIVVTVVAFVLATAIVAALFFGTLMVAALAAIAGFAQALAKLSLDAMIQRDVPELVRNSAFARSETLLQMAWVLGGAIGIAMPLNGPLGLSVAAGIVAVGWLTTVRGLLLVARRGGSARSRVS, from the coding sequence GTGGCGTCCGCGAGGTCACCCCAGGGAGCAACCGGTGTCGGTGGCGCCAAGGGGAGCAACCAAAGTGGCGGATCGGGCCGGCTCGCCGGGTCCGTCCGTGCGGTGGGACGTGCCCTGCACTTCCCGGTGCGCAAGACCGCGCGCGGCATCCGCAAGGCGACCCACGCGCACGGAGCGGGCGAGTCCGGCCTCGGGAAACTGATCGAACTGCACGCGGTGAACGGCGCGGGCGACGTCATGATCACGGTGGCGCTGGCGTCCACCGTGTTCTTCTCCGTGCCGACCGACGAGGCCCGCAGCAGGGTCGCCCTCTACCTGGGCATCACGATGGCGCCCTTCGCCGTCCTCGCCCCGGTGATCGGCCCGCTGCTCGACCGGCTGCCGCACGGCCGGCGGGCCGCGATGGCGGGCTCGATGCTCGCGCGGGCGATGCTCGCCCTGATCCTGGCGAGCGCGGTGGTCACCGGCACCTTCGAGCTGTACCCGGCCGCGCTCGGCGTGCTGGTCGCCTCCAAGGCGTACGGCGTGGTGCGCAGCGCCGTCGTACCCCGGCTTCTACCACCCACGTTCTCCCTGGTCAAAGCCAATTCCAGAGTCACCCTAGGCGGGCTCCTGGCCACCGGTGTGGCCGGGCCGATCGCCGCCCTGCTCCAGTCGGCGGGCGCCCGCTATCCGCTCTACGGCGCCTTCACGATCTTCATCCTGGGCACCTTCCTGTCGTTCTCGCTGCCGCCCAAGGTGGACTCCGCCAAGGGCGAGGACACGGCACTGCTCGCCGCCGACGCCGACCACCTGCACGGCCCGCACCTGAAGAAACCCCCGCGCCCCGGACTGCGGACCGTGGGCACGGCCGTCACCCACGCGCTCGGCGCCAACGCCTCGCTGCGCTGCCTGTCCGGCTTCCTGATCTTCTTCCTCGCCTTCCTGCTGCGCGAGCACCCGCTCACCGGCAAGAGCGCGGCGGTCTCGCTCGGCCTGGTCGTCGTCTCGGCGGGCGTGGGCAACGCGCTCGGCACGGCCGTCGGGGCCTGGCTGAAGCAGCGCGCCCCGGAGATCATCGTCGTGACCGTGGTCGCCTTCGTCCTGGCCACCGCGATCGTCGCGGCGCTCTTCTTCGGCACGCTGATGGTGGCGGCCCTCGCCGCGATCGCCGGCTTCGCCCAGGCCCTCGCGAAGCTGTCCCTGGACGCGATGATCCAGCGCGACGTCCCCGAACTTGTCCGGAATTCGGCGTTCGCGCGCTCCGAGACACTGCTCCAGATGGCCTGGGTCCTCGGCGGCGCCATCGGCATCGCGATGCCGCTCAACGGCCCCCTCGGCCTCTCCGTGGCCGCCGGGATCGTCGCCGTCGGGTGGCTGACGACCGTACGGGGACTGCTCCTGGTGGCACGCCGCGGCGGATCGGCCCGCAGCCGCGTCTCCTGA